A stretch of the Thiomicrorhabdus indica genome encodes the following:
- a CDS encoding TonB-dependent receptor — protein MKTLQTSLFLAFIAPVTLPVYADQLLDQVSVTTGQGIQAENVYSQPKSFTNNSQTFKREDFQKLPITNAYEMLDYATGAFIQTQGRKSPYFASIRAGSNLGIIIDGAFLPPPAVSKVLMQLPVSAIESMKIVRDASALNLGPLTSIIGPMTSSRTEGFIVIKTLSAFKQPKSELHAKVGTYDQLEVDGTTAYQFNDKVAGRLVLAHQQKQGPDDYYNDYQRNVGLWKLEGFHDQFDWQINFFHSDGEQSLQRGLATSGVSDAKWNYDSMVVRMINGQAGYYWDSNNTTAVRFAHSQSDADLNQYSHSNPMAYKLEVTEENFSNFDLSHAIQSEWFEGENLLRFGYNWMHYDNPTGMLYYPGFAREEQIHSLYLQNEFQRDVWSMDFGLRSDTRQIDKGYEQIGKQRRIIENVELDSLITAAFGGSYQFSQNDLLSLRTLYTEQQPVSVYTSNNEQLQQEQRIRSELGWNHQWFQNSTGRLETTITAFHEKLKNGAYVASQIPDPEEADSFINVYDNASWRNRGVELEIKGRMAEFGYELALSKVKPGDTPSGVMNVPERLIKARLYYNTPSWQFDLGARSMSDYLSANKAGSGIAGDFVTYDAAIGYKTKSDDLNHHWLFSIKNLTDKKYETIYGFPSEGINYGVDYRVQF, from the coding sequence ATGAAAACACTGCAAACTTCTTTATTTCTCGCTTTTATTGCACCAGTGACATTGCCTGTTTATGCAGATCAACTGTTGGATCAAGTGAGTGTAACGACCGGTCAAGGTATTCAGGCAGAAAATGTTTATTCTCAACCTAAAAGCTTTACAAATAACAGTCAGACGTTTAAACGTGAGGATTTCCAAAAGCTGCCAATTACGAATGCCTATGAAATGCTGGATTATGCAACCGGCGCTTTTATTCAAACCCAAGGACGCAAGTCTCCTTACTTTGCTAGCATTCGTGCAGGGTCCAATTTGGGAATTATTATTGATGGGGCTTTTTTGCCACCGCCTGCAGTTTCGAAAGTTTTAATGCAACTGCCTGTCAGTGCGATTGAGTCGATGAAAATCGTCCGTGATGCGAGTGCCCTGAACTTGGGGCCTTTAACTTCCATTATTGGCCCAATGACCAGCTCACGAACAGAGGGGTTTATTGTCATTAAAACGTTGAGTGCTTTTAAGCAGCCTAAAAGCGAACTGCATGCAAAAGTTGGAACTTATGATCAATTGGAAGTTGATGGCACAACCGCTTATCAATTCAATGACAAAGTTGCCGGCCGGTTAGTTTTAGCTCATCAACAAAAGCAAGGACCGGATGATTACTACAACGACTATCAACGCAATGTCGGACTTTGGAAATTAGAAGGCTTTCACGATCAATTTGATTGGCAAATTAATTTCTTTCACAGTGATGGTGAGCAGTCATTACAACGTGGTTTAGCGACCTCCGGAGTATCGGACGCCAAATGGAATTATGATTCAATGGTGGTTCGAATGATTAATGGGCAAGCGGGTTATTACTGGGACAGCAACAACACTACCGCAGTGCGATTTGCACACTCTCAGAGTGATGCTGATTTAAATCAATACAGCCACTCTAACCCGATGGCTTACAAGCTTGAAGTTACGGAAGAAAACTTTAGTAATTTTGACTTAAGTCATGCGATTCAAAGTGAATGGTTTGAGGGGGAAAATCTTCTACGTTTTGGCTATAACTGGATGCATTATGACAATCCTACTGGAATGCTTTATTACCCAGGTTTTGCGCGAGAAGAGCAAATTCATTCTCTATATCTACAAAATGAATTTCAACGCGATGTGTGGAGTATGGATTTTGGCTTGCGTAGCGATACACGACAGATTGATAAAGGCTATGAGCAAATTGGTAAGCAACGTCGCATTATTGAAAACGTTGAGCTTGACTCGTTGATAACAGCCGCGTTTGGAGGATCTTATCAATTTTCACAAAATGATTTGCTCAGTTTACGCACGCTTTACACCGAGCAACAGCCTGTCAGTGTTTACACCAGCAACAACGAGCAGCTTCAGCAGGAACAGCGCATTCGTTCTGAACTGGGTTGGAACCATCAATGGTTTCAAAACTCTACCGGCCGGTTAGAAACCACCATTACGGCGTTTCATGAAAAACTTAAAAATGGGGCTTATGTCGCCAGTCAAATTCCCGATCCTGAAGAGGCCGATAGTTTCATTAATGTTTATGACAATGCAAGTTGGCGCAATCGCGGAGTGGAGCTTGAAATCAAAGGGCGAATGGCTGAGTTTGGCTATGAGTTAGCTTTGAGTAAAGTCAAGCCTGGCGACACCCCAAGTGGTGTGATGAATGTCCCCGAACGCTTAATCAAAGCTCGACTGTATTACAACACACCAAGTTGGCAGTTTGATCTCGGTGCACGTTCTATGAGTGATTATCTGTCTGCCAATAAAGCTGGTTCTGGTATTGCGGGTGATTTTGTCACCTATGATGCTGCGATTGGCTACAAAACCAAGTCGGATGACTTAAATCATCATTGGTTATTTTCAATAAAAAACCTGACTGATA